In the Ruegeria sp. HKCCD4315 genome, AGATCCATGTGATCCAGCGCCCGGTCCAGTGCGCCGGTATAGCGCCACAACTGCGGCGGGCGTTTGTAATTCAGCACACAGCGCAAGCACTGGCGATCATCGCACAGTTCCCGCCCATGCCGCCAAAGAACGTGGGTTGGACAGACCAACCAGTGTTCATGCGCCTCATAGACTTTCAGCCCCTCTCCCATCGGCAACAGGCCGGGCCCGCCGATCAGCGAAGTGTTGTTGTGCCAGATGATATCCGGCTTCCGCTCGGCCAGTATCTCGCGGATGCGCGCGCCATGAATCACCGGGCGGCCCATCTGTTGGGTCAGCAGGTTCGACATCATGCCATTGCGGCTGCGCAATCCGATCCGACGCACCCCGTCAGGGGGCCCTTCGGGCTGCGGCTTGCCGCCCAGGATCAGATAGCTGTCTTCGTCATGCACCACCGTCACATCGTGCCCCCGCGCCACAAGCGCCCGGGCCATGCGCTGAATGCCAATGGCATCGCCGCCAAAGGAATAAGGGGGATAAAATGTAGTGAACATCAAAATGCGCAGGGACTGCATGTGACTCAAACCGGATTACCAATGACTTTCCGATATGAAAGCATGATCCATACCATGATCGAAAGATGGAACTTGCCCTGAAGCCCTGTTCACAGGCTGTGTTGCGGGCATGCTGCAAAGGAATGCAGCTTTTGTCCGCAGCTCAGTCAAGAAGACTGAAATAAAGCGCCTCGATCTGCCGATTGATGTGGTCTGGATCAAACCGGCTCTCTTTCGACCTGTCCAAGGCCCTGGCTGCCATGTCGGCGCGCTTTTGGTCATCTTCGAGAATATGCTCAACAGCCTGCGTGATCGCCGCGACATCGCCGATTGGCACACAGGCACCGACCGTATCATGCACCAGTTCGTGAACACCCGAACAATCGGTGGCCACAACCGGGGTTCCAACCTGGAACGCTTCGGCAATAGAGATGGGCAGCGCCTCCCACCGCGAGGTCAGCAACATCAGATCCGCTGCCCGCAAATAGCGATAGGGAACCTCGGTACGTCCGGCGAAAAACAAATGCTCATCCAGACCACGCTGTGTCGCCAGCGCCCGCATCTCCTGATCCAGCGGCCCATCCCCGACAACGACAAAGCGATAGCCGGGATGGGTGTCCTTCAGACGCGCGACGCAATCGATCAAGACGTCAATGCCCTTTTGATAGGCCACCCGCGCGAGAGAGACGACAAGATGCGTGCCACCGCGCAGTAAGGTGTCGCGCAGCGCAGCAACATCCTCGGCCGTGTCCGAGGGCGGCGGTTTGATACCTAAGCCAATCACCCGCAGCTTGTCCTGCGGAATGCCCGCGATCTCGGCCAGATCATCTGCGGCCCGGTGGCTGGGCGTAACCACCAGGTCGGCATGACGTGCAATGGTTCCAAACCCTTTGATCCGTTGGGGGTCCGATCCGTGATAGGTCACGACAAGCGGTATATTCAGATTCAGCCGTGCCAGCAGCGCCACCAATGCTGGGGCCGATTCATGCGCGTGGATCACATCGATCTGTGAAGACACAAGCCAACGGCGTAGCGCGGCAGCCCCACGCCCTGCATTGGCCAGACGGCGCGGCAATGTGCCTCCATCACCACCGACATAACGCGTCGGGATGGGCAGGAACCTATCTTCGGCCCATTCCCCGGCCCATTCATCCGGTGTTCCCGCCAGATAGAGATCATGACCACGCGCTTTGAGCCAGGTGCTCAGATCAAACGCGTGCCGGGCGATCCCGCCCAACCCGAAATCAGAGCATGTCTGTACGATACGCAAGGGTTTCAGGCTATCTTGGATCGATTCAGGGCGCATGGAGAATCCAAATATTGCGGGCATAAATGGTGTAACAAGAGGGGAAGCAGATACCAAAAACTGACTTGGTGAGTAATCATTCAAACGATACAATTTGGCTTATCCGATAACATTAACATCGTATTCGATACAATGATCATCCCCGACCGCCATTTGCATGTTCAACCGTGGCAAACTTTAATAGGCCGGGGTCAGGCAGAGCCAGACTGAGGACACTGCACAAGACTGTTTTGGAGAGAGATATTATGAAACAGGCCCAGATTTCGGTCATCATTCCCTGTGTCAATTCTCTGGCTGATTTCAGAACCTGCATGGCGGCGCTGCAAAACCAGACGGGCCCCCAGCCCGAGGTCATTGCCGTGGAGCGCCTTGGCCCTGAATTTGTAAGCAGCGTCAGATCAGAGTTCCCCGAAGTTCATGTGCTGTCAGTTGCGGCAGACGCAACAATCCCGCACATGCGTGCGGTTGGCATCCGCAGCGCCGGGGCCGAGGCAATCGGGATGATCGAGGATCACGTGATTGTTCCTCAGAACTGGACCGAGCGTATGCTGGCCGAACTGGCGGCAGAATCCGATGTTGTGGCCGGGCCGGTGGACAACGTGGCAACCGATACCCTGATCGATTGGGCGGCGTTTCTATGTGAATACAGCGCGGTTCTGCCACCGTTGAAAGACGGACCATCAGATTGGCTGCCGGGGAACAATACAGTCTATCGGCGTGACGTTCTGCAACAGTTCGACAGTGTTCTGGATGACGGCAAATGGGAAAACCATCTGCATGACCGGATGCGCGCCGAAGGCGTCACCCTGATATTGCGCAATGATATCGTCGCCGGGCACAAGATGCATTACACGTTCGGCCTCTATATGGCGCAGAGATATCTCTATTCCAAAAGCTTCGCCGGGGCCCGCGTTCGCGGTGAAGGGCTGGGGAAAAGGCTTCTTATGGGCTGTTTTGCCTTTGCCCTGCCGCCGCTTGTCTATGTCCGCGTGGTCAGGAACATCCTGTCCAAACGGCAGCATGTCCGGCAACTGCTGTTGTCCCTTCCACTTCTGGTACCGTTTTCGCTGTCCTGGGGGGCAGGCGAGATCGCCGGGTACTGGTTCGGGGCCGGGCAATCCTTGTCAAAAGTCCGCTAAGAGGGATCCGCCATGCCTGAGCAGGATCCGTCACGGCCCGATATCTCGGTCATCGTCGCGATTGTCGACGGCAAAGAAGCGTTGCGCACATGCCTGCGCGCGCTGACGAAACAGACGGGTGACCAGACGGCCGAGATCATCATTCCCTATGATCAGCTCTCACACGAGGCCGCCGATATGGAATCAGAGTTTCCCGCATTCAGGTTTCTCGACCTCGGCGTGGTGGCTGGTGGCATGGTGCCGCGCAATGCGCTTGATCTGCACCGGTACTGGGATATACGCCGCGCCAAGGGCATCAAAGCTGCCCGGGGACGCCTGATCGGCCTGATCGAAGACCGGGGTATTCCGGCACGAGACTGGATCACATCTGTCATTGAGTTACAGGAACAGACCGGGGCGGCGGCGGTGGGGGGATGTGCCGATAATGGCTATGATACCACTTGGAACTGGGCCATCCATATCTGCGATTTCAGCCGTTACATGGCCCCCGTTCCAACCGGTGAGGCCGATTTTCTATCAGCAACCAACGCCTGTTACAAAGCCGACACGCTGCACGCGCTGCACGCGCTTTATGAACACCGCTTCTATGAACCCTCAGTTCATGCCGCCCTGCAGGCAAAGGGTCACAAGCTGGTATTGTCGGATCGCCCGCGCACAACGCAGTACCGCCCGCGTATCCCAACATCCAGGCTGGCCGTGGAATGGTTTCACTGGGGCCGCAAATATGCCCGCATCCACACCGGTGAAATTTCGACGGGTCATCGCCTTTTTCGCGCGGCCGTGACTCCCCTTCTGCCTTTTGTTCTGTTCTTGCGGCACCTACGCACCCAGCGGCAAAAGAAAATCTATCTCCGCCAATTCCGGAGGGCGTCTCCGCTTGTTTTCCTGATCGTCAGCATGTGGGCCCTGGGTGAGCTAGCCGGCTACATCCAGGGCACTGAACCCGAGATTGTCTAGGATCAGGGCCGGACCGGTTCCAGCACAGGCAGGTCGACGGCCTGGCCGGTCCGGGTGCTTTCCGCGACGGCGTTGGCAATCTCGATCGAGCGGAGCCCGGCGTTGCCATCTGCGATCCTGACGCTGAGATCACCTGAGCACAGCTTCAGGAAATCCTGCAACTCGGCAGCGAAAGACAACTTGGCAGTGGATTTCCAAGAGAACAACTTTTCCCGAATCGCAATGTCGAAATACTGACGCTTTGTTGTTGTTGGCTTTCCACCAGGCTCTGTCAGGGTCACCAGCGTGTTTTTCATCGGCGCATAAGCCCCCTGTACCATGCCGTGTGTACCATGAGCCTCAATCACAAAGTCATATCCCCGCCACTCATCCCAGGTGGCCTGATATATCGCGGCAAGACCTTCGGGGTTCTTGAACACGGCCATGGCATTGTCCTCGGACCCCGGCAGGTTCCAGACGCTTTCGCTCGCCACGCCATAGACCGACGTCACCTCGCCCAACAAATGGCGCACCAGGTCGGTCAGGTGAATGCCGATATCCCACATCGCGCCGCCCCCGGCGGTAGGTGTCCGGTATTCCCAGTCATGGGTGAAATGAGCCAGCCCATCATGTCCGCCAAACGCACGCACATGGGTGAGATCCCCGATCTTGCCGCTGGTCACGGCGTCTTTGACATACGCAAAAGCCGGGTAATAGCGCATATTGAACCCGGTCGCGACCACACGGCCCGCTTCTTTGGCCGTTTCCAGAATCCTGCGGCAGGTTTCAACGTTGTTGGCCATCGGCTTTTCGACAAGCACATACATGCCGCGTTGCAGGGCGGTAATGCAGGGGTCTTCATGCGTATGCGGCGGTGTAGAAACCACCACGGCATCCATCTCGGTCTCAAAGAATTGCGCGGGGTCGGTAAAGACCGGAGCCCCCCCGGCCACGCGGCGCGCCGCTTCTTCGGACAGATCAAGAACTGCCGCCAGTGTCGTGTCCGGGCATTCTTGGATGGTTTCGACCCTGAGTTTGCCAATTTTCCCGGCACCGCCCACAACCCCAATACGCATGGTTTACTCCTCGTAAAATAACTGCGGGCAACCTGAAACTGGGCGCCCCCTACCGTGTAACACTATTCAATTGAAGATCGTGAATTCATCCCCTGCGCAGTAGCATAGGTACCTGCCCTGCGCTAGGCTTGTGCAATACAACACGTTGCTTTGAATCGTGGGTTTGAGGAAGGGCCGTAAACCGTGACACCGGTAGGATCGGAACAACTCGGCGGTACATCTGTCCTTGTAACCGGGGCAACGGGCTTTATTGGCAAGCGGCTTGTCCCTGCCCTGCTGCAAATCGGTGCCCGGGTTACAGTCGTGCTGCGCAGTCGCCATGGCGCAGCCACCCTCAAAAGAATGGGTGCACGGGTTGTGACCGGATCCATGGCCGACAGGGCGACTATGGAAACTGTTCTGCGCGATCAGGATGTATTGTTTCACCTGGCTTATGACATGCGCGCAACGGCAGCCGATAATCTGGCCCAATTCGACGTGCTGCGCACAGCCGCCGAAACCGCAGGAGTCGGGCGGATTGTTCATATCAGCTCGATTGTGACCTATGATGGCTGGCCTCAACAGGACCTGACCGAAGACAGTTCCAGCGCCCGCGCAGGCGGTGGCCAGTACCGGCAGGCCAAAAGAGCGATGGA is a window encoding:
- a CDS encoding glycosyltransferase family 2 protein, which gives rise to MKQAQISVIIPCVNSLADFRTCMAALQNQTGPQPEVIAVERLGPEFVSSVRSEFPEVHVLSVAADATIPHMRAVGIRSAGAEAIGMIEDHVIVPQNWTERMLAELAAESDVVAGPVDNVATDTLIDWAAFLCEYSAVLPPLKDGPSDWLPGNNTVYRRDVLQQFDSVLDDGKWENHLHDRMRAEGVTLILRNDIVAGHKMHYTFGLYMAQRYLYSKSFAGARVRGEGLGKRLLMGCFAFALPPLVYVRVVRNILSKRQHVRQLLLSLPLLVPFSLSWGAGEIAGYWFGAGQSLSKVR
- a CDS encoding Gfo/Idh/MocA family protein encodes the protein MRIGVVGGAGKIGKLRVETIQECPDTTLAAVLDLSEEAARRVAGGAPVFTDPAQFFETEMDAVVVSTPPHTHEDPCITALQRGMYVLVEKPMANNVETCRRILETAKEAGRVVATGFNMRYYPAFAYVKDAVTSGKIGDLTHVRAFGGHDGLAHFTHDWEYRTPTAGGGAMWDIGIHLTDLVRHLLGEVTSVYGVASESVWNLPGSEDNAMAVFKNPEGLAAIYQATWDEWRGYDFVIEAHGTHGMVQGAYAPMKNTLVTLTEPGGKPTTTKRQYFDIAIREKLFSWKSTAKLSFAAELQDFLKLCSGDLSVRIADGNAGLRSIEIANAVAESTRTGQAVDLPVLEPVRP
- a CDS encoding glycosyltransferase family 4 protein, translating into MRPESIQDSLKPLRIVQTCSDFGLGGIARHAFDLSTWLKARGHDLYLAGTPDEWAGEWAEDRFLPIPTRYVGGDGGTLPRRLANAGRGAAALRRWLVSSQIDVIHAHESAPALVALLARLNLNIPLVVTYHGSDPQRIKGFGTIARHADLVVTPSHRAADDLAEIAGIPQDKLRVIGLGIKPPPSDTAEDVAALRDTLLRGGTHLVVSLARVAYQKGIDVLIDCVARLKDTHPGYRFVVVGDGPLDQEMRALATQRGLDEHLFFAGRTEVPYRYLRAADLMLLTSRWEALPISIAEAFQVGTPVVATDCSGVHELVHDTVGACVPIGDVAAITQAVEHILEDDQKRADMAARALDRSKESRFDPDHINRQIEALYFSLLD